The window GATTATTGTAATAAATGATCAAAATATAATGGCTGAAAATAAGGAAAACAGCAATTCTAGAAATTTTCAACATGAAAATTTCTTAAATGCTATGATATACCATGAATTGGTATCTGATAGTTATTTTTCCTTTAATGATATATATATGGAGTATCCATATCCAAATGACGATTTAAGTGCAGATTTTGTAATAAAAAACGTTTTCAGGGAAAATGAGATGGAAGATTTTATTTGTGAAGTTAAGACCTTTGGATATCAATATAAATCAGAAAGTTTTATATCCACCAATAATGTTAAAAAATATCTTTATGAGGATATCGAAAAGTTGCAGAATCTTATGGATTATAATAATCTGGTTCCGGTAAACGGAATTGTAATAATAGTAAATATGACCAGATATCCAGGTAATTATTATGAATATAAACCCATGAACATTCTTTTAGAAACACTAAAAACAATGTTAAACGATGGAAAATATTCAGATAATATGGTATTCATATTATCAGATAATGCCAGGGCAATAGCAATAACCGCAGATGAAATCAAGAGGTATAAAGAATGAAATTTTGTTTATTTTATAATTGCGGGGCGAAGCTGGAATAAAAAGGTGAAATAAATGGAGGAAAACGAATTTAAAAATACTGCAAAAGAAATTGCTTGTAAATTAAAGTTATTAAATAAAAAATGGGATGGTAAAACTTCTATATTAGAAATGAAAAATCAGAATTATAATCAATGGAAGCAGATGGAATGGATAGGTTGGTATTTTCAATTTTTATGTGAAAAAAATTTACAAGATTTAATGGAAATTCCAGGTAATAGATATGGAAATGTAACCTTTGATGCTTTTAAAAATGTTCCATGGGATTTCAAAAGTCATATTGAAAATGATAAGGATGGAAATGAAAAAACAGTTATAATAATTAATGATAAAGCGGCCATTGATAATGCTATTAAGCAGTATGGATATATTGGATTAATAATAGGAGTAGGCTATGCTAAATGGAATGATAAAAATAGGACATTTCAAAAATGGGTTGAAGAATTAAAAGGTGGGAAAAGTGAGTATGAAATAGAAAGAATAGAAAGAGGTGCAAGTTCAAGATTAAGAAAAGTATCATTTGATTTGAATGACATATTGTTTATAAAAATATCAAATGAAGAATTAGACAAATTAGGAATATATAAGCAAGGGCGTAATTCTAATGGTAATGAGCGAATGCCAAAATATGAATTGGATTTAAATGATATAAATTCATTTGAACATTATTCTTGCTTTGAACTTTGTTGATTTGTTAATTCAAATAGATCTAATTGATTATTATTAAAATTAATTTTATAATCATTATTTTTAAGCCTTTCTTGTATAAAATTATAGTATTCTTCTGAAATTTCAAATCCTGTAAAATTTCTGTTTAATAATTTACTTACTACTGCTACCTGTCCTGAACCTAAAAATGGATCTAATATAATATCATTTTCTTTACTTGAATATTGCAATATTTTTATTATTAATTCTGATGGTAATTTTGTTGGAGTTTTAGCAATACCATGCCAATATTCTCTTTTAATCTCCCATACATCTTCTATATCATGATAACGTAAATCCCTTTTATTTACTACCATACCTTTATTATATCTTGAATAAGGATAAAATACACGTTTTTTCGGATTTTTACATACATATAAACAATGATAATGAGAAGTTACAAACTTATTTTTTGTAACAACTCCAAATTGATATTTCCATATAATGTGGTTTACAGTTATAAATCCAATATCATCTAATGCGTTTAATATATCTTTAAGGTTATTCCAACCAGAAAAAACATACATGCTTCCAGTGTCCTTTAAAACTCTATATGCCTCTTTCATCCATTTATAAGTAAATTCATAATAATCCTCCTTTTTTACTTCATTATATCCTTCCATAACTGATGATTGTGTTCTATGGTAATTAGCTCGATTTAGTTGACATGATTATATCACATCCTTCCTAATAAATATGTCGATGCTGTTATCTGTAATTTTAGAGTTCATTCCTGATATGCAATCCGTATTATAAATTTTGTTAATAAAATCATTTTTTTGTTCTTGATTTTCTACCATTTAATCACTCCTTTATACCAAACCTGCTCTTTAATCTATTCTGTATTAACTTGTTGCTTTTCATTTCTAATGTATAATTACTTAATCTTCTATTTCTTACCATATTAAATAATCCTAAATTTAATTTTAGTATTTTTATCATATTATAATAGCATTATTAATTACTTTATAAAATTTAGTAATAACAAAACGATATAAATAATAATTCCAATAAATTATAAGCGATTTCATGCAATTTTTTAAATACTTCTATTAGTTAACTTTCATGTCTGTAGACAATTTAGAAGAACGTAAAAATATAGATAGCAATTGGAATATTTACTTCTTTTAACTTCTTATTTTCACTCTTTTCGTAACATTGCCGAAGTTCTGGATCTTTTAACTCATTAGTAAGCCATACCGTAAATTCATTATCATTCTCTTTCCAATGTTCTTTATCCCAATTCGACATACTTTTAAGATGTTCATATCCATGTACAATCTCATTTATAAAATCTGTGCAGTTTTTGTATTTTTCTCGTAAATTCATATTCTCCCAAAATTTTTCCTCCAACGATCCCTTGTACAATATTTTTTCACGCTCTCCTACCATTTATACCACTAAATATATATTTTGACTTTATTATTATATCTTTCTTATTTTAGAAATATGTAAGTAAAATTATATAAAATAGTATTATGGAAATTATAATAATATTCCCTTTAAGGCGTCCCTTTCAATTTCCGGCGTAATCACCAGATAATATTTTAATGTGGTTGCAGCACTTGAATGGCCAAGTCTCCTGGCTATAATCTTTGCATCTACCCCATGCTGCAATAAATATATGGCTAATCCGTGGCGGAACATATGCGGATGCAATTTTAATCCGATTTTATTGCCATATCTGCTTACAATCTCCCATGCCCTCTGCCTGGTTATAGGATCTTTATTCTGATTATCCATTTTAAAGAAAATCGGACCTGAATTAATGTTCAACATCCTTAGAAAATTGGAGACCTCAAGCAATAATGAATCTGATACTGGTATCCTGTTAATATACCCGTGCCTTTTCTTTACTGTTAAGACAATTTCCTTTTTTGAAAAATCGATATCCTTTGTTTGAATGCTGATAATATCTGATACCCTGCCTCCTAGCTCCCACATCATCATTACAAGAAGTTTATCCCTTGCCTTTAAGAAAGGCACTAGCTTTTTATTCAAATAATGGCGGTATTCCTCGTTGTCTATTGTATTCAACAGGGACTGGTAATCATTATAGCTTATATGCGGTGGAAGGTCATATTCATCCTTCACCCTCATAACCTCCTGGAATTTTTTAAAATTTTTATTTTCTATTTCAGACATTTCTTTACACCTGTGTATAATGTTAGTCATTTTTAAATATAAATTTATTCCTTCATGCTGGATTAAAATTCAATTCAAAAATAGGGTATTTAAAACTATATTGCAATCCACTCTGTTTTGTTAAGCAATGGATTTGAATATTATTTCTCCTTTCTCACTATCTACCAGTACAAAATAGAGATCCAAACTGAAGAAGTGGCCAGGATAATAATTAAAATAAATATTATGAGGGCGGTCATGCCATAATTATAATCATTGTAAAAAACAAGCAGAATAAGGATGGAAAACATTATTCCAGTAAGAGCGTAAAATAATACTGATTTCAATTTATCATTATCCATTAAACCATATTACAATAAATTTAAAGATTTTCTCTATTTAAATACTTTATAAAGAAAATTGTCCGATCCTGATATTCCTAATACCTCTCTCCCTTTGGGCCATACCCATCTTAAAATGTTATTTTTCCTAATTTTAATTTATACAAAAATACTAAAAATAAAGGATTTTGAAATTATAGACTAATACATATTATGTTACTAAAATGTTAATAAACATGGACATATTACCTAAGAATTAGCCAGTTAAGGTTAATAAATTATCTACATACATATATGACTGTGGAGGTCTAGAACCGAGGCATATCTCATTAAATGCTCTTGGCTGGCTTAATAATTGTAAATCTGTAATTTTAATTGCGTAGCCAATTTCTGAATCTTTAAAGTAACTAAAAAATTCTTTTTTGGATATTCCAGATTCTTTTTTTAGTTCTGCCCAAAGGTCTTTCGGTTCTTTACTAATAATACTTCCTATTATAAAATATCCTATAATTTTTTTGTCCGGGCTTGAAGAGTATATAATTGCATATCTTACATTTTTATTTTTAAAAATTTTTCTCCTGAATTCATATTTCTTTTTACCTTTTATAATTTTTTTAGTATATTTTGGCTTAATTGAAAGTATAACATCCATCTATACCTACATGCTTTTTTATTTTATTATATTTTTCATTGTTTATTTTCATTATAGATTGCGGAGCCCCTTTTAATATTTCATTTTTGATCAAATAATCTAAATCTAAACCCTTTTTAAATGTAAAATTATATAAAAACATAATAACTAGCTGATTTCCATTCTTAATATCTTTTTTATTATAAACGCTTCTCTTTCCTATCACTTTTATAATATCATCACTATTATTAAGTCTATATGCTTTTTCAACAATACCAATATTTAACAAACTCTTTTTATCCTCAGAACGATAAAACATTATTACATCTCCAGGATTTATGTTTTTTATTCTTGAATTTGAAATATATGCTTTTTCTATTGTATTTTTTTCTGTTATTGGTTCACCAGAAAATTCAGTAATCAGCGTTTGTATATTATTTTTTTGCACAAATAAATTAATCTGATGTATATTGATTAATGATTCTGTAGACCTGCATTTTGGAATATCCTGTTTTATTCGCTATTTCCTCTGGAGTTAGACCCTGATCAGCCAGTTCCAGGACATGATCCGGAGTTTTCTTGCTTTCATTTTTCTTCATTTTTTTCACTATGTCAATAACCATATCCTCCATTGAATATTTATCTGAAATTTTTCCCTCAAGCCTCGATGTCATAGCATCAAAGAGCTCCATATCAATATCGAAGCTGAAGGACGATATCTGATTTGTATCATATTCATTTTTCATGTTTTTTATATTATTAAAGAATATTTCTGTTCCTGAATATACCCCCTGCTTTATTTCGCCGTGGGCCTGGTCCAGATGCGATGAATCCTTTGTGAATTCTATTGTTGTCAATACCATCTGCTCCTTAATCCTGGAATCAAACTGCCTGGACCTCCACAGAGATGCACCGAATTTCCTTATAAGCGTTAAAAATTTATCGCTCCACCTTGTCTCCCTTGTCGTTGCTGTTCTCGTAGATGAGCCCCTTGAGGCAGCCTGCTCATCTATCATTATTAGAATCATTGCATTTCTGTCTTTTTTTCTAATCATTGAAAGATTTAAAAGCACCTCAGATAATGAATGCACCTCCTTATATCTCTCAAAAGGATTAAAGAGCTTTATGTTTGACAGGATGTAAAATCCATAATGCTCCGATGTCTTCATGAGCCAGACCATGAAATTTGATTTTCCGGCACCCATTGGGCCGAATATCTCCATGACATCGCCCTGCCTCTCAGCCCCCTTCAATCTTAAATAGTCCCAGAATGAAATAATATTCATGTAATTTTCCTGGATCTCTTTTGTATATAATATTGCCAGACCGCCTAGAGAATCCTTTCCGCCGTTCTGTAAAAACGTTGAAACCTGTTTATCCCTGAAAGTTCCATATAAATGTTTGAAGTATTTATTATTTGATAGCCCAGGATCCATTATGGCTAAATCTTCAAAGAGATATTCCGTCTCCCAGTCGGTTACACCGAAAAGGCTCGGATCATTCCCGGGCTCATCCCTCTCCCTTCTTCTCTTGAGATACTGATTACCGACATCCGCAGCTAATGCTCTCGCTATTCTTGCCTCATCGCTGTCCATGGTCATCATCCCCCATTACATTCTTTGAGACCTGCCTTTCCTCGTTTAATATCTCATTTTCTGCCTCGCTTAAATCATTATCCGAATTTTCCGGCTCGTCATATTTTGCATTCATCATCCTTTTTATTGCATTGGGCATTAATTCCCTGATCCTTTTCTCAACCAATAATGGCAGTTTCATCTTTAAAAATGTGTATGCCCTGTTCAGATGATAAATATCCTTCTGGAGTTCATAAAATACAACCTTCTTTGTATTTGCAGCTCCCTTCCCATAGAATAATGTCGGAGATATAAATATCTCACCGGTGTCCCCATCCCAGTAAAAGCTATTAACCTCGTACATCATCTCGCCTCCTGATACTGCAGTTTCCATTTTGTTTAATTCCGATTGATTGTAATATAATTTTATTTCGTGCCCATCCTTATCCCTTACCGACTGGAAGTAATGCCAATTCGGCTCATTCTCATTTGCAGGAACAACCAGTATGCTCTTTAATGGAACCGGCAAATCCTTTCTGATATTTCCTATCAATGACATAGGAACACGCCATCTTCCAAAGGAATCTGGGGAATTCTCATCATCCGGGTCCAGTGGCCCGAACTGCAAAAAATCTATTCCAGGAGGGATATATATCCTGCTCGTATAAACATACATGATTACATTTCCGGATATTAAAACACCTAATGTTGTTGCTATGGCTGCAATTGCACCTAACGGTGATGATATATAATATATTATGAATCCCAGGCCTGCTGATATGATTAATCCAGGTGCAACAGATCTAAGGATCCTCCTCCTCTTCTCTTTTTTCCTTGAAATTATTTTTTCAGGCCTGTCCTCATCATCCTGCCTTTCAACAGGAATTGCGGATAATTCCTTTTCAATCTCACGGAGTTTTTCAAGTTTTTTCAATTTCCTTTTCTCAAACATATTTACCACCTCCTCTGGGGCTCCATATCCTTCTTGGCCATGATATAGCGCCTTGAAAGCATCATACCGGATAATATCGCAAGGAACACTATCACTATACCACGGACAAATGAAATTGCGACATCCAGTGCGGTGGCGACCAAGGGTGGTGGCTTCGGCTTGTAATACTGAGATATTGGTATATGCGCAACCAATTCATCTTTATAATTGAATACATGTGTTCCAAGGCTTACAATAACCGATGTTGTGTTTCCTGTAACATTCAAATATACTGCCTTTGAACCCAGGACATTCCCGGATGCAACCTTAAGTCCATTTTCATATATATTGTATGATTCATTGTTTGATGATTCAAGCAATATATTCCATTCCGGATATGATAATTCTCCCGATTTACCCGGCTGGAGTGCCAGTATCTGGTCCTGGCCAGGATATGTTGATGTAACAACAACATTGTATATTCCTATCTGCGGCGGCACACCAATTATTGATATATTAGAATATGAATATATTATGGATCCAATTTTTATGGTTACGTTTACCTCTGTATATTTAGACATGTTTTCTGATATAGTAATAGGCCCTGCACCTGTGCTTACTGTTTTTCCATTTACAGATATAATAAATGCTTTATTTTGAAATATTGTTATATTCCAGATATAAAACATATCCAAATTAGATGAATTCTCGGGAAGCTCTAGAATTTCATGGCCTATATGCGATGTTACAGATAAAGCAGGTGGTGCCGTTGAGTCTGGTTCAAATGCAGAATTGGCAGGAACCTCTGAAACAATCGAAAAAATCATAAGAAATACTATTACAAGAATTAAATATTTCATTGTGTTTCCTCCAGTTTTGAGAGCTCCTCCTTCAGTTTTTGAAGTTTTTGGATTTTTTTTGCTTCACCCTTCTTAAGATTTTTTAGCTCTATTTCTGTTATATGTATCTCCCTTTCTATTATCTGCCTTATATTCTTCATAGAAATCCTCCTAAAATGAAAGATGACTTTGAGCCGTAGATAAAGAGCTTTATATCATGAACCAAATCCCCGAGTGTTATGCCCATTCTTGTAAATATATAAATTGAAAATAATACAACAATAACTGCTGCAACAATATCAAGAATTTTCCCCATTTTTATCACTTTTTCCTCCATGATGCGATTCTCTTTAATGCCAGAGCGGCACCCAAAGCTTTCTTCATGCTCTTATCCCTTGTATTCTTCATTGCATTTTTTATTGCCGATACCTTTAAGGTCCCATTTTTATTAAATCCTGAACTGCCGTCCTTCCTCATTATGTATCTTCTTACTCTACCTTTCTTTAATCCCTTTTCCCAGTCAACCGGTTTATTCTTTGCAGCCTTTCTATTTATGCTATTTCCTTTTTTATTCTTTATACTCATTGTTTTCACCTTTTCACCTTTTTACTTTTAGCCCTATGAGAATTCCAACTCATGGGCTTCCTTATCACGTTCTCACCCTTTACGTAGTAAAGGTACCCTGGCTTTCTTTTTTCATTTATTTTTCCAACTATTTTTCCATTCACTTTTTCACCTTCTTTCCTTTTTTCAATACAAGTGGCTTTCCTGGCCTGCCGACGAGGGTTGTTCCATCTATATCTATGTCTGTGGGCTTGGGCCTTGCAACCAGGTATGTTATGATTATTCCTGCTATTGTCAGGATTATCGTTATGAAATCATCTATGCCCCCGAAAAATGCTATTAGATTAAACGAGGATTTTGCATACTGGGATGACACTGAAAATTGTGTGCTTGCTGAGTTGCTTCCACCATTTGAATTGAAGACAACTATTTTCATTGAATAAAGGCCTGCGGAATAATCACGCTGATCAACCGATATATTATAATATCCGTTTGTTGAGTTGCCCTTTACAAGATTCATATCAACAAGTGAATTGTCTATATAGGCCTCTGCGTATGATACCGGAACTAGGGATTGGACATGCACTGAAAAGTCTATATAAGGCCCTGATGTTGCTTTTGATATAGATATTGTTATCGTTGATGAATGGCCCGGAGTTAACACTGTTATATTCCTCTCAACAGATGCTGATGCCCCCAGGGAATCAGTAACGGTCAAAATTACAGGATATGTTCCTGGATTGTTGAATAATACCTGGGCATCATTTCCTGGATAATCTGTTCCATTCACATTAAATAGATATGTGAAGGAACTGCTATCCGGATCTGTTACAGTTGCATTAAGTATCAAAAGCGTGCCTGTTGCTATTTCCCTGGACGGATTGAATGTTATCGACGGAATTGCCGGTATCATTCTTACTGTGAATGTTTCAGTGTAGGTTTTATTGCTGTAGGAAAATGTGGCCACAATTGTGTTAAATTCATTGTAAACGGGGAATTTGTATTTTATATCTATTCCATTAATGTTCTGGCCATTTGGCATAAACCATGTCATATTGAAGGGAGATTTTGCGTCCCAGTTTGCTGTGGCGTTGAAATAGAAATACTGAGTTATATTCCTGTCAGTACTGTAAGTTATTGATACTGGAGGTGGAAGGCTGAATATTGATATATTGGCATAGCCTTTCGCACCGTTTGCCGATGTCACTGTGAAATGCACCGTATAATTTCCTGCCGGGAATGTATAAAGCGGGTTCTGTTCGAGTGAGTAATGCCCGGCAGAGAACGTCCAGTTGAATGAATAATCTGAGCCGCCTAAAACACTGGATGAAAACTGGACTGATAGTGGACCAAGGCCTCTTGTGGTATTAGCCGCTATTGAGACATATAAATTCACATATATTGTGTAATTCTTTGTTACAGTGTAGCCTGACGAATCAGATAGTTTCACCTCGAAGGTGTTGGGTCCTGACAATGAAAATATATGGGATACATTAAATCCTGACTCGTCCTGGTCAGAAAATATCCAGGATACAGAGTACGGACCTATGCCCCCAGTTACATTTGAGTATAATTTGAAACCCTCTGATACTGTTGGCGTCCCGTTCCAGTAAACATCTATTTCTGGATCTGGATAAACGGTTATGTTTATATATGAATTTGCATCCTTGCCAAAATAATCTGAAACTATTAACTCAACAGTATAAGTTCCAGGAGTTGTAAATGAATATGGTATTGATGAATTGTAAAATATATGTCCGGCTATCAGGAATTCATCTTTGTAGGGGCCTATTCCTCCAGAGGTCTCGGCCCTGAATGAATCTGGGACATGTGCATCTATATTTTTATGCGATGCTATTATCGATGATTCGGGATATTTTACAACAGTTATATCTATTATATTTGATGCCGATACATTCAATGAATCATATATTATTATTTTTAAAGAGTACACTCCTGGTGATGAAAATGAGTATGATATTGACGTCCCGTTTTCAAGGTATGAATTGTTGATATACCATAAAGCCTTTACATATGGCGCCGTGCCACCTGAAATTGTTGCATTGAAGACGTCTGTGGTGTTTACATCTATATTTGGATATTTTGAAGTTATCGATACGGAAGGAAGTGAATTTACTATTATTGAGATAGATGCATGGGCACTGTTGCCGTCTGCATCGTAAACTGTTATTGTAATATTATACTGTCCTGAGGGGAATTCATAATCCAGTGAACTGGAGTAACCCACTATGCCTATTGATGAGACTGAAATCGAATAATTAAATGGGCCTGTCCCGCCTGACACAATTCCGGATATCGCCACTGGGAGACCGGTATCTGTAGTGGATGATGATACTGATATGGAGACCTTTGGAAGAGGGTTTACAGTTACATTAAGATAAGTATAGGCCTTTGCACCCTGGCTATCAACTATAAGAAGGGTAATATTGAATTTCCCGGTATTTGGGAAAGCATATTCTAAATACAGGCCCGAGCTTGTATTAACACCATTAATATACCAGTAATCATCATATGGGGCAGTACCGAATGAGCCGAAGGCCTCCCAGTATGTCTCTGTGGAAACATCTGTTTCATTAGGCCCTTCTATAAGTGCAGATGGTTTTTCAATGACCTTTATAGATATTGATGTTTTATATGATTCCCCAAGTGAGTCAACAACGGTGAGGTTTATAACATATGTTCCCGTGCTGGAAAAAGCCATATGGAAGGAAGAGGAATAATTTAGGATTTCTGAGCCCTCAGACCATGTTGTATTATATGGGCCGGTACCTCCTGATATTACTGCTGTCAATGTGTCATTAACTCCCTGGTCAACAGGATTGAATTCGGAATTTATTTTGGCACTGGGATCAGGATTTACAACCTCACTTACTGATGCGGATGCGGTATTTCCATTTGCATCAGTTATTTTTAGTGAAACCGTAAAGGTTCCTGGGGATGTAAAGGTATAATTCACATAATCAGAATAGAAATTTTCTCCGTTTATGGTCCATGTCTTGTTATATGGGCCGGTACCTCCTGATATTACTGCGGAGAAATTTGCCCATACATATGCATCTGTTGGGTTATGAATTACCTTTATTGATACTGAAGGATCAGGATTTACAGTTTCCTTTAAAGAAGAAAATGCTGTATGACCGTCGCTATCGGTTACAGTGAGGTTTACATAATACACTCCAGAAGTTGAAAATGAATAGGGAAATGATGACGCTGTGGATTCCTGAACACCGTTCACTGTCCAGTTATACGTATCTGCTCCTGTACCGCCCGATACCGATGAGGTGAATGTAACAGAATTTCCGGAATCTGTTGGGTTCTGGCTTGAATATATCGTAACGGATGGATTCGGGTTTATTGTCACAGTTACCGATGCCGATGATGTAACACCAACACCATCTGTCACGGTTACAGTTAAAGTGTATGACCCCGATGATGAAAATGAATGCGAGAAATCCTGCGATGTCGATATTACATTTCCATTCAGGGCCCAGGATTCATTATATGGTCCGGTTCCTCCGCTTGGCGTTGAACAGAATTCTATCGGATAATTCACATCCGCACTGGATACATTTGATGAGGCTGAAACAACAGGATCGCTATTAACGGTCTCTGACATTGATGTGGATACCGAGTAATCTGCAGCATCACGAACTGTAAGGTCTATTGTATATGAACCCGATGATGAAAATGTTACGTTGATATCTTTTGAATAGTACGTATTTCCATTTGCAGTCCATGTATAGTTATCTGGAGGAGTGCCTCCTGATACACTTGATTTAAATTCTACCGTTTTTCCAGCATCCGTTGGGTTCTGTGAGCTTGATATTCCCACTGTGGTATCAGGATTTACTGTTTCTGCCAGTGATGTCGATGCTGTATATCCATTGCTATCGGTAACTGAATAGTCAAGGAGAAAAGAGCCTGTTGAATCAAAAGTATATGAAAATGATGATGTTGATCCCGAGGTTAATTGTGAATCCGATGTCGATGTGCCGTCATAGAGTACATATGAGTATGAGGTATAATCGCCGCTGCCACCTGAAACAGAGGTGTCAAAGGTTATATCCTGGCCCACATCGCTTGGATTGTGGGTTGCCGATATGGATATGGTCAGTTCAGGGTCTACTGCCTGCGTCAATGATGCCGATGATGAATAGCCTGAACCATCAGTAACAGTAAGATAAACCAGATAAGACCCGGATGAGGAGAGGGAGAAGGAATATGAGAATGATGATGATGTGTTTGTTTCCAGTACGGAATCCGATCTTGAGTTACCATCATAAATTGTCCATGAATAACTATACGAACCTGTGCCACCTGAGACGGTTGAGGTAAATGATACAGACTGGCCAGCATCCACAGGGCTCTGTGAAGATGATACGGATACTGATGGGTCTGAGTTTACTGTAATGTCATCTGTTGAGGAGTCTTTTGTGCTTCCTGATGAAGTTTGAAGCTCAACATACCATGATATTGTCCCAGTAGATGATGGAGAACATGAATATGTTACACTTCCACCTGTTGATGTAACTTGTGAGCCATCAACATAGAGATAGGCAGTTCCAGAACCAGTAAAAGACAGACTGAATGTAATTTGCTGCCCAACATCGTAGGTTGAATGGGGGACAGAGCCTGTTGCCTTGTTCTCAAGCCTACTAGATAGTATTGTGGCACTGACTGTTTCAGATGAGCCAGAGCCGTCTGCACTGGTAATATGAATATTAGTGTTTGACCCATTTGATGGGATTATAGAAGCTATGCCTGCGAATGCACTAATAATCATTATCGCAACGAATGTATATGCTATTGTTTTTTTCTTATTAATTATTTAAATCACCCGACAATTGCACCTACAACAGGCGCATCCTTTACCAATCCGAGAAGGAGGAACAATCCGGCAAATATTGCTGTAAGAATC of the Ferroplasma sp. genome contains:
- a CDS encoding helix-turn-helix domain-containing protein → MDSDEARIARALAADVGNQYLKRRRERDEPGNDPSLFGVTDWETEYLFEDLAIMDPGLSNNKYFKHLYGTFRDKQVSTFLQNGGKDSLGGLAILYTKEIQENYMNIISFWDYLRLKGAERQGDVMEIFGPMGAGKSNFMVWLMKTSEHYGFYILSNIKLFNPFERYKEVHSLSEVLLNLSMIRKKDRNAMILIMIDEQAASRGSSTRTATTRETRWSDKFLTLIRKFGASLWRSRQFDSRIKEQMVLTTIEFTKDSSHLDQAHGEIKQGVYSGTEIFFNNIKNMKNEYDTNQISSFSFDIDMELFDAMTSRLEGKISDKYSMEDMVIDIVKKMKKNESKKTPDHVLELADQGLTPEEIANKTGYSKMQVYRIINQYTSD
- a CDS encoding PKD domain-containing protein gives rise to the protein MIISAFAGIASIIPSNGSNTNIHITSADGSGSSETVSATILSSRLENKATGSVPHSTYDVGQQITFSLSFTGSGTAYLYVDGSQVTSTGGSVTYSCSPSSTGTISWYVELQTSSGSTKDSSTDDITVNSDPSVSVSSSQSPVDAGQSVSFTSTVSGGTGSYSYSWTIYDGNSRSDSVLETNTSSSFSYSFSLSSSGSYLVYLTVTDGSGYSSSASLTQAVDPELTISISATHNPSDVGQDITFDTSVSGGSGDYTSYSYVLYDGTSTSDSQLTSGSTSSFSYTFDSTGSFLLDYSVTDSNGYTASTSLAETVNPDTTVGISSSQNPTDAGKTVEFKSSVSGGTPPDNYTWTANGNTYYSKDINVTFSSSGSYTIDLTVRDAADYSVSTSMSETVNSDPVVSASSNVSSADVNYPIEFCSTPSGGTGPYNESWALNGNVISTSQDFSHSFSSSGSYTLTVTVTDGVGVTSSASVTVTINPNPSVTIYSSQNPTDSGNSVTFTSSVSGGTGADTYNWTVNGVQESTASSFPYSFSTSGVYYVNLTVTDSDGHTAFSSLKETVNPDPSVSIKVIHNPTDAYVWANFSAVISGGTGPYNKTWTINGENFYSDYVNYTFTSPGTFTVSLKITDANGNTASASVSEVVNPDPSAKINSEFNPVDQGVNDTLTAVISGGTGPYNTTWSEGSEILNYSSSFHMAFSSTGTYVINLTVVDSLGESYKTSISIKVIEKPSALIEGPNETDVSTETYWEAFGSFGTAPYDDYWYINGVNTSSGLYLEYAFPNTGKFNITLLIVDSQGAKAYTYLNVTVNPLPKVSISVSSSTTDTGLPVAISGIVSGGTGPFNYSISVSSIGIVGYSSSLDYEFPSGQYNITITVYDADGNSAHASISIIVNSLPSVSITSKYPNIDVNTTDVFNATISGGTAPYVKALWYINNSYLENGTSISYSFSSPGVYSLKIIIYDSLNVSASNIIDITVVKYPESSIIASHKNIDAHVPDSFRAETSGGIGPYKDEFLIAGHIFYNSSIPYSFTTPGTYTVELIVSDYFGKDANSYINITVYPDPEIDVYWNGTPTVSEGFKLYSNVTGGIGPYSVSWIFSDQDESGFNVSHIFSLSGPNTFEVKLSDSSGYTVTKNYTIYVNLYVSIAANTTRGLGPLSVQFSSSVLGGSDYSFNWTFSAGHYSLEQNPLYTFPAGNYTVHFTVTSANGAKGYANISIFSLPPPVSITYSTDRNITQYFYFNATANWDAKSPFNMTWFMPNGQNINGIDIKYKFPVYNEFNTIVATFSYSNKTYTETFTVRMIPAIPSITFNPSREIATGTLLILNATVTDPDSSSFTYLFNVNGTDYPGNDAQVLFNNPGTYPVILTVTDSLGASASVERNITVLTPGHSSTITISISKATSGPYIDFSVHVQSLVPVSYAEAYIDNSLVDMNLVKGNSTNGYYNISVDQRDYSAGLYSMKIVVFNSNGGSNSASTQFSVSSQYAKSSFNLIAFFGGIDDFITIILTIAGIIITYLVARPKPTDIDIDGTTLVGRPGKPLVLKKGKKVKK
- a CDS encoding ASCH domain-containing protein, with translation MDVILSIKPKYTKKIIKGKKKYEFRRKIFKNKNVRYAIIYSSSPDKKIIGYFIIGSIISKEPKDLWAELKKESGISKKEFFSYFKDSEIGYAIKITDLQLLSQPRAFNEICLGSRPPQSYMYVDNLLTLTG
- a CDS encoding site-specific integrase yields the protein MSEIENKNFKKFQEVMRVKDEYDLPPHISYNDYQSLLNTIDNEEYRHYLNKKLVPFLKARDKLLVMMMWELGGRVSDIISIQTKDIDFSKKEIVLTVKKRHGYINRIPVSDSLLLEVSNFLRMLNINSGPIFFKMDNQNKDPITRQRAWEIVSRYGNKIGLKLHPHMFRHGLAIYLLQHGVDAKIIARRLGHSSAATTLKYYLVITPEIERDALKGILL